A stretch of Halocalculus aciditolerans DNA encodes these proteins:
- a CDS encoding translation initiation factor IF-2 subunit beta: protein MDYQDSLDRAMAKKPEQDAGDSRFSVPDPNVRAEGSATVYENFQATVDRLDRSERHVLKFIQNDLGTSAQIDESGRARLTGSFDADRIQDVLDAYVDKYVRCPECGLPDTKLTQKDDVERLTCEACGARTTV, encoded by the coding sequence ATGGATTATCAGGACTCACTCGACAGAGCGATGGCGAAGAAGCCGGAGCAGGACGCCGGCGACAGCCGCTTCTCCGTCCCCGACCCGAACGTCCGCGCCGAGGGGAGCGCCACGGTCTACGAGAACTTTCAGGCGACCGTCGACCGCCTCGACCGCAGCGAACGCCACGTCCTGAAGTTCATCCAGAACGACCTCGGGACGTCCGCGCAGATCGACGAGTCCGGGCGCGCGCGCCTCACCGGCTCCTTCGACGCCGACCGCATCCAGGACGTCCTCGACGCCTACGTCGACAAATACGTCCGCTGTCCGGAGTGCGGCCTCCCGGACACGAAGCTCACGCAGAAAGACGACGTCGAACGCCTCACCTGCGAGGCCTGCGGCGCGCGAACGACCGTCTGA
- a CDS encoding DUF357 domain-containing protein — protein MAAELAEKTERYERLLAEALDAAEVAPPAETPLGEAAAEFEEMAQSYLDDGRHFKAEGDLVNALASFSYGHGWMDAGARIGVFDVPTEGHLFTQ, from the coding sequence ATGGCTGCGGAGTTAGCAGAGAAGACGGAACGGTACGAGCGACTGCTCGCGGAGGCGCTGGACGCGGCGGAGGTCGCGCCACCCGCAGAGACCCCGCTCGGCGAGGCCGCCGCCGAGTTCGAGGAGATGGCGCAGTCCTACCTCGACGACGGCCGGCACTTCAAGGCGGAGGGCGACCTCGTGAACGCGCTCGCGTCGTTCTCCTACGGCCACGGCTGGATGGACGCGGGCGCGCGCATCGGCGTCTTCGACGTCCCCACCGAGGGCCACCTGTTTACGCAGTAA
- a CDS encoding Single-stranded DNA binding protein: MELDQHAEELASDLGVDKQEVKTGLENLVEYSVPLEEAKQSLRRKYGGGGGGGSSSTPTAANVADVTPDSGSLTLTVTVLTVGKRSIRYQGDDHVIFEGELADETGKISYTAWDDFGLEAGDTVTIGNASVREYEGNPEVNFGESSTVEPAGEDLDIPYEVGGDSALADLDPGDRGRNVDVRVVDVETRTIDGRDGETEILSGVLADESASLPFTDWNPHPELAEGTSVRIEDVYVREFRGVPSVNVSEFSTVRELDEAVEPGGPQKLSIREAVTGGGAYDVELLGNVIEVRDGSGLIQRCPECGRVTQKGQCRTHGEVDGEDDLRVKAILDDGTGTVTVILDDEMTADVYGGTLEDALEAAREAMDQEVVADTIREHIVGREYRVRGHLSVDDYGANLEATEFERSEDDPAARAEALIEEVNA; this comes from the coding sequence ATGGAACTCGACCAACATGCCGAGGAGCTCGCCTCCGACCTCGGTGTCGACAAACAGGAGGTCAAGACCGGACTCGAGAACCTCGTGGAGTATTCGGTGCCGCTCGAGGAAGCGAAGCAGAGCCTCCGCCGGAAGTACGGCGGGGGCGGCGGTGGCGGGTCGTCGTCGACGCCGACGGCGGCGAACGTCGCGGACGTCACCCCGGATTCGGGGAGTCTCACGCTCACCGTGACAGTCCTCACCGTCGGGAAGCGCTCGATCCGCTATCAGGGCGACGACCACGTCATCTTCGAGGGCGAACTCGCCGACGAGACGGGAAAGATCTCCTACACGGCGTGGGACGACTTCGGCCTGGAAGCCGGCGATACGGTGACGATCGGGAACGCGAGCGTCCGCGAGTACGAGGGGAACCCCGAGGTGAACTTCGGGGAGTCCTCGACCGTCGAACCCGCCGGCGAGGATCTCGATATCCCCTACGAGGTCGGCGGGGACAGCGCCCTCGCGGACCTCGACCCCGGCGACCGCGGGCGGAACGTCGACGTCCGCGTCGTCGACGTCGAAACCCGAACCATCGACGGGCGCGACGGCGAGACCGAGATTCTCTCCGGCGTGCTCGCCGACGAGTCCGCGAGCCTCCCCTTTACTGATTGGAACCCCCACCCCGAGCTCGCCGAAGGGACCTCCGTGCGTATCGAGGACGTCTACGTCCGCGAATTTAGAGGCGTCCCCTCGGTGAACGTCTCCGAGTTCTCGACGGTGCGCGAACTCGACGAGGCGGTGGAACCGGGCGGCCCCCAGAAGCTCTCGATCCGCGAGGCCGTCACGGGCGGCGGCGCGTACGACGTCGAACTCCTCGGGAACGTCATCGAGGTGCGGGACGGCTCCGGCCTCATCCAGCGCTGCCCCGAGTGCGGCCGCGTCACCCAGAAGGGCCAGTGTCGGACGCACGGCGAGGTCGACGGCGAGGACGACCTCCGCGTGAAAGCCATCCTCGACGACGGCACCGGGACTGTCACCGTTATCCTCGACGACGAGATGACGGCGGACGTCTACGGCGGCACGCTGGAGGACGCGCTCGAGGCCGCGCGCGAGGCGATGGACCAGGAGGTCGTCGCGGACACGATCCGCGAGCACATCGTCGGCCGCGAGTACCGCGTGCGCGGCCACCTCTCCGTCGACGACTACGGCGCGAACCTCGAAGCGACCGAGTTCGAACGCAGCGAGGACGACCCGGCCGCGCGTGCCGAGGCGCTCATCGAGGAGGTGAACGCATGA
- a CDS encoding DUF6149 family protein, which yields MRLYQSWKNYVAQAALGVPVARHWTRSWLVDLHADFFVDASEVDAEARRAFFEALFDASVDAYEHALDEGYPEAEAREITHIMGTFAFTEKGWGDLVEFPPAERDAYYARYEGFFERYGVAPDDPFGDFTPPGGLPDAPETPERLDGDFPLAEPGLTDDIYVPAPNVDART from the coding sequence ATGCGTCTCTACCAGTCGTGGAAGAACTACGTCGCACAGGCCGCCCTCGGCGTCCCGGTCGCCCGCCACTGGACGCGGTCGTGGCTCGTCGACCTCCACGCGGACTTCTTCGTCGACGCCTCCGAGGTGGACGCCGAGGCGCGCCGCGCGTTCTTCGAGGCGCTCTTCGACGCGAGCGTCGACGCCTACGAGCACGCGCTCGACGAGGGCTACCCGGAGGCCGAAGCCCGCGAAATCACGCACATCATGGGGACATTCGCCTTCACTGAGAAGGGGTGGGGCGACCTCGTCGAGTTCCCGCCCGCGGAGCGCGACGCCTACTACGCGCGCTACGAGGGGTTCTTCGAGCGCTACGGCGTCGCCCCCGACGATCCGTTCGGCGACTTCACGCCGCCCGGCGGACTCCCGGACGCCCCCGAGACGCCGGAGCGCCTCGACGGCGACTTCCCGCTCGCCGAACCCGGCCTGACCGACGACATCTACGTCCCCGCGCCGAACGTCGACGCGCGAACGTAA
- a CDS encoding metallophosphoesterase, translating into MARVDPVPDAPAAVAHADGERALVVADYHAGIERSLRRDGLEVRSHAAERRERLLDLLDRTAPDRMVFLGDLGHHIGEPDGEEREELEALVDAIDVPVTLVKGNHDGKLDAVVDSVTAGDGIRVGDVGFTHGHTWPARRVLDADVVCMGHEHPTVRLADDVGGSRVERVWLRGPLDPAPFEAHYDDFNLSGDPSAEPGHTFGELVVFPAFNDLSSGTWVNVDGQEFLAPFLPAALPEADAYLLDGTRLGPYRSL; encoded by the coding sequence GTGGCTCGCGTCGACCCCGTGCCGGACGCGCCCGCCGCGGTCGCGCACGCGGACGGGGAGCGCGCCCTCGTCGTCGCCGACTACCACGCGGGCATCGAGCGGAGCCTCCGCCGCGACGGACTCGAGGTCCGCTCGCACGCCGCGGAGCGCCGCGAACGACTCCTCGACCTCCTCGACCGGACGGCCCCGGACCGGATGGTGTTCCTCGGCGACCTCGGCCACCACATCGGCGAACCCGACGGCGAGGAACGCGAGGAGCTGGAGGCGCTCGTGGACGCCATCGACGTCCCCGTGACGCTCGTCAAAGGAAACCACGACGGAAAGCTCGACGCCGTCGTCGACAGCGTGACGGCGGGCGACGGAATTCGCGTCGGCGACGTCGGATTCACGCACGGCCACACGTGGCCCGCCCGCCGCGTGCTCGACGCGGACGTCGTCTGCATGGGCCACGAACACCCCACTGTCCGCCTCGCCGACGACGTCGGCGGCTCCAGAGTCGAACGCGTCTGGCTCCGCGGCCCCCTCGACCCCGCGCCGTTCGAAGCGCACTACGACGACTTCAACCTCTCGGGTGACCCGTCTGCCGAACCGGGCCACACGTTCGGTGAACTCGTCGTCTTCCCCGCGTTCAACGACCTCTCGTCGGGGACGTGGGTGAACGTCGACGGGCAGGAGTTCCTCGCGCCGTTCCTCCCCGCGGCGCTCCCGGAGGCGGACGCCTATCTCCTCGACGGCACGCGCCTCGGCCCGTATCGCTCACTCTGA
- a CDS encoding DUF7545 family protein: MAERVTFTISGPDGEDEIELPAGLVDMLGEEDDESQAQVVGDITTMAFASRAHMIAHHGEGESSEGVEDVESEAMDLFEERFGMTYGEATGHQH; encoded by the coding sequence ATGGCTGAACGCGTGACGTTCACGATTTCGGGTCCGGACGGCGAAGACGAGATCGAGCTTCCGGCGGGGCTCGTGGACATGCTCGGCGAGGAGGACGACGAGTCGCAGGCGCAGGTCGTCGGCGACATCACGACGATGGCGTTCGCGTCCCGCGCGCACATGATCGCGCACCACGGCGAGGGCGAGTCGAGCGAGGGCGTCGAGGACGTCGAGTCCGAGGCGATGGACCTCTTCGAGGAGCGCTTCGGCATGACGTACGGCGAGGCGACCGGCCACCAGCACTAG
- a CDS encoding DUF2267 domain-containing protein, translated as MQHDEFVGAVQHRADLASRGEAIRVTRATLTTLGERLQPGEASDLAGALPMEIDYFLQDAHSGELFDFDEFVSRVSQRAQAEQSDALFYAKVVVDVVAESVPDTELDDVTAQLPDAYDELFELVGEDSYY; from the coding sequence ATGCAACACGACGAATTCGTCGGTGCCGTCCAGCACCGAGCAGACCTCGCATCCCGCGGCGAAGCGATTCGAGTGACTCGCGCGACGCTGACGACGCTCGGCGAGCGCCTCCAGCCGGGCGAGGCCTCGGACCTCGCGGGCGCGCTCCCGATGGAGATCGACTACTTCCTCCAGGACGCGCACTCCGGCGAGCTCTTCGACTTCGACGAGTTCGTCAGCCGCGTCTCGCAGCGCGCACAGGCCGAGCAGTCGGACGCGCTCTTCTACGCGAAAGTCGTCGTCGACGTCGTCGCGGAGTCGGTCCCCGACACCGAGCTCGACGACGTCACCGCACAGCTCCCCGACGCGTACGACGAACTCTTCGAGCTCGTCGGCGAAGACAGCTACTACTGA
- a CDS encoding creatininase family protein — MYLADEAWPDLESYFEAESLALVPLGSTEQHGPHLPEGTDHVIAEAFAREAAARTGYLCTPTVNIGVSPHHRQFPGTMWVDAPAFRDYVESFTRNLAYHGVDRVVFVNAHGGNVQHLREVGRRLRDDGVAYAVEWMWDESIPDVVEEAFEHNGPHGGPKETALIQYLHGDLVHDDRLEDAHAGGVETITPALTMQNGARTYYDAVENSENGVFGDQTDATAEKGEELFEAASDQLVQLCEWLAEREWEELAPPAPVRSE; from the coding sequence ATGTATCTGGCTGACGAGGCGTGGCCGGACCTGGAGTCGTACTTCGAGGCGGAGTCGCTGGCGCTCGTGCCGCTCGGGAGCACCGAGCAACACGGCCCGCACCTCCCGGAGGGAACGGACCACGTCATCGCGGAGGCGTTCGCGCGGGAGGCGGCGGCGCGGACGGGCTACCTCTGCACGCCGACGGTGAACATCGGCGTGAGCCCGCACCACCGCCAGTTCCCGGGGACGATGTGGGTGGACGCGCCGGCGTTCCGCGACTACGTGGAGAGCTTCACGCGGAACCTCGCCTACCACGGCGTCGACCGCGTCGTCTTCGTGAACGCGCACGGCGGGAACGTCCAGCACCTCCGAGAAGTGGGGCGGCGGCTCCGCGACGACGGCGTCGCCTACGCGGTCGAGTGGATGTGGGACGAGTCGATTCCCGACGTAGTCGAGGAGGCCTTCGAGCACAACGGGCCGCACGGCGGGCCGAAGGAGACGGCGTTGATTCAGTACCTCCACGGGGACCTCGTCCACGACGACCGGCTGGAGGACGCCCACGCGGGCGGCGTGGAGACGATTACGCCGGCGCTGACGATGCAGAACGGCGCGCGGACGTACTACGACGCGGTGGAGAACTCGGAGAACGGCGTGTTCGGCGACCAGACGGACGCGACGGCCGAGAAGGGCGAGGAGCTGTTCGAGGCGGCGTCCGACCAGCTCGTGCAGCTCTGTGAGTGGCTCGCCGAGCGGGAGTGGGAGGAGCTCGCCCCGCCCGCGCCCGTCCGCTCAGAGTGA
- a CDS encoding DUF7836 family putative zinc-binding protein, translating into MAREAYIQLVCPECEKKWEENASDLPKPQKNYSCPDCHATRKTSEFMRTERDLENLKRLQ; encoded by the coding sequence ATGGCACGTGAAGCATACATCCAGCTCGTCTGTCCGGAGTGCGAGAAGAAGTGGGAGGAGAACGCGTCCGACCTCCCGAAACCACAGAAGAACTACTCGTGTCCCGACTGTCACGCGACGCGGAAGACGTCCGAGTTCATGCGGACGGAGCGGGACCTCGAGAACCTGAAACGCCTGCAGTAA
- a CDS encoding DUF7282 domain-containing protein: MRQRIQAIALTALLVVSLAGVAAPVAAQSAGASATISNQTSGGSTVTVDSVTLPDGGFVTIHDASVTDGDVLGSVVGSSTYLAAGTHQNVTVRLDEPLADSGTFVAMPHMDTDGDRVYEFVSANGAADGPYTADGSAVVDTANVTVAASVSMSAQPTDGDSVVVDRVELSQPGFVTVHGASVTDGKVFESIKGTSPYLSAGVHENVRVDLDTAVGNTTLVPMAHVDTNGNEMYDFVTSEGEADGPFTTADGSAVVDTASVTTAQHAMVSVSNQTTGGHAATVDSVFLPDGGFVTVHDGTVTDGKVFDSIKGTSRYLEPGLHRNVQITLDAPYTDDGTLVPMAHEDTNDNETYDFVTSEGASDGPYTADGSAVVDTASATVSASVALDAQQSDGHTVVIDTVDMTDGGFVAVHDPSLGAGNVLGSVVGHSTYLDAGVHHNVTVTLDTPVNESQALVAMPHLDSNGNEMYDFVTSEGSNDGPYAANGGAVVDTGKALVTATVVADAQTAENGETVTVDSVTLANGGFVTIHDASLADGAVFDSVRGTSAYLSAGTHENVTVALDDPLSESATVYAMAHADSNGNEMYDFVTSEGANDGPYTANGAPVMASADVTVESTTTAMQSTTTATDETTMQNTTQTNSPGFGLVAAALALLGAALVALRRQD; encoded by the coding sequence ATGCGGCAACGCATTCAGGCGATAGCGCTCACAGCACTGCTCGTCGTCTCCCTCGCCGGCGTGGCGGCCCCCGTGGCCGCGCAGTCGGCGGGCGCGAGCGCGACGATTTCGAACCAGACCTCCGGCGGCTCCACCGTCACCGTCGACTCCGTTACCCTTCCCGACGGCGGCTTCGTGACGATTCACGACGCCAGCGTGACCGATGGCGACGTCCTCGGGAGCGTCGTCGGCTCCTCGACGTACCTCGCGGCGGGGACGCACCAGAACGTCACCGTGCGCCTCGACGAACCGCTCGCCGACTCCGGCACGTTCGTCGCGATGCCGCACATGGACACTGACGGCGACCGCGTCTACGAGTTCGTCTCCGCGAACGGCGCGGCCGACGGCCCGTACACGGCTGACGGCTCCGCCGTCGTCGACACCGCGAACGTCACCGTCGCCGCCTCCGTCTCGATGTCCGCGCAGCCGACCGACGGCGACTCCGTCGTCGTCGACCGCGTCGAACTCAGCCAGCCCGGCTTCGTCACGGTCCACGGCGCGTCCGTGACGGACGGGAAGGTCTTCGAGTCGATTAAGGGGACCTCGCCGTACCTCTCCGCGGGCGTCCACGAGAACGTCCGCGTCGACCTCGACACCGCGGTCGGCAACACGACGCTCGTCCCGATGGCGCACGTGGACACGAACGGCAACGAGATGTACGACTTCGTCACCAGCGAGGGCGAAGCGGACGGTCCCTTCACGACCGCTGACGGCTCTGCCGTCGTCGACACGGCGTCCGTGACGACCGCCCAGCACGCGATGGTTTCCGTGAGTAACCAGACGACCGGCGGCCACGCGGCCACGGTCGACTCGGTCTTCCTCCCCGACGGCGGCTTCGTCACCGTCCACGACGGTACCGTCACCGACGGCAAGGTCTTCGACTCCATCAAGGGGACCTCGCGGTACCTCGAACCCGGCCTCCACCGGAACGTCCAGATCACGCTCGACGCGCCCTACACGGACGACGGCACGCTCGTCCCGATGGCGCACGAGGACACGAACGACAACGAGACGTACGACTTCGTCACCAGCGAGGGCGCGAGCGACGGCCCGTACACGGCTGACGGCTCCGCCGTCGTCGACACGGCGTCCGCGACCGTCTCGGCGTCCGTCGCGCTCGACGCCCAGCAGTCCGACGGACACACCGTCGTCATCGACACCGTCGACATGACCGACGGCGGCTTCGTCGCCGTCCACGACCCCTCGCTCGGCGCGGGGAACGTCCTCGGGAGCGTCGTCGGTCACTCGACCTACCTCGACGCCGGCGTCCACCACAACGTCACCGTCACGCTCGACACGCCCGTGAACGAGAGCCAGGCGCTCGTCGCGATGCCGCACCTGGACTCGAACGGGAACGAGATGTACGACTTCGTCACCAGTGAGGGCTCGAACGACGGCCCCTACGCCGCGAACGGCGGTGCCGTCGTCGACACCGGGAAGGCCCTCGTGACGGCGACCGTCGTCGCCGACGCGCAGACCGCCGAGAACGGCGAGACCGTCACGGTCGACTCGGTCACGCTCGCGAACGGCGGGTTCGTGACGATTCACGACGCCTCGCTCGCCGACGGCGCGGTCTTCGACTCCGTCCGCGGCACCTCCGCCTACCTCTCCGCGGGCACGCACGAGAACGTCACCGTCGCGCTCGACGACCCGCTCTCCGAGTCCGCCACCGTCTACGCGATGGCGCACGCCGACTCGAACGGGAACGAGATGTACGACTTCGTCACCAGCGAGGGCGCGAACGACGGCCCCTACACCGCGAACGGCGCGCCCGTGATGGCGAGCGCCGACGTCACGGTCGAGAGCACGACGACCGCGATGCAGTCCACCACGACGGCGACCGACGAGACGACGATGCAGAACACGACGCAGACGAACTCGCCCGGGTTCGGCCTCGTCGCCGCCGCACTCGCGCTCCTCGGCGCGGCCCTCGTCGCGCTCCGCCGGCAGGACTAA
- a CDS encoding ArsR/SmtB family transcription factor, whose amino-acid sequence MEAVLWYVFTGTRGGPNRARLVRAVDERPRNANQLADALDLDYKTVRHHLDVLVDNNVLEASGDGYGDIYLPTDQARTHWETVEEILAEVE is encoded by the coding sequence ATGGAGGCCGTCCTCTGGTACGTGTTCACGGGTACGCGGGGCGGCCCGAACCGCGCGCGGCTCGTCCGCGCCGTCGACGAGCGACCGCGGAACGCGAACCAGCTCGCCGACGCGCTCGACCTCGACTACAAGACGGTCCGCCACCACCTCGACGTGCTCGTGGACAACAACGTCTTGGAGGCGAGCGGCGACGGCTACGGCGACATCTACCTCCCGACCGATCAGGCGCGCACGCACTGGGAGACGGTCGAGGAAATCCTCGCGGAGGTCGAGTGA
- a CDS encoding nucleotidyltransferase domain-containing protein, translating into MTETPPAVARALDELADKHEVRVVLAREVGSRAWGLAGPASDHDVGVVFAQAPVEYAQLGTATESVHEAFAGVDVKAWNVTRLAELVVESNPTVLEFLGSDVEYVEAVDADALAEHAHANFVPIDLYHHYRSLATRQHEKYVRSGTDATVSRNLHLARAGLYARYVLATHAFPALDVPRFLDDEATALAVSEGVLDRVRDLVARKHAGEGGVEVGDPFPELATELPGHVDPDVHNVRGIDVDVVNAFVARCVEAVQTS; encoded by the coding sequence ATGACTGAGACGCCGCCGGCCGTCGCGCGGGCGCTCGACGAACTCGCCGACAAGCATGAAGTTCGGGTCGTGCTCGCGCGGGAGGTGGGGAGTCGGGCGTGGGGGTTGGCGGGGCCGGCGAGCGACCACGACGTCGGCGTCGTCTTCGCGCAGGCACCAGTGGAGTACGCGCAGCTCGGGACGGCTACCGAGTCCGTGCACGAGGCGTTCGCGGGCGTGGACGTGAAGGCGTGGAACGTGACCCGGCTCGCGGAACTCGTCGTGGAGTCGAACCCCACGGTTCTGGAGTTCCTGGGGAGCGACGTCGAGTACGTCGAGGCCGTCGACGCCGACGCGCTCGCCGAGCACGCGCACGCGAACTTCGTACCCATCGACCTCTACCACCACTACCGCTCGCTGGCGACGCGCCAGCACGAGAAGTACGTTCGCTCGGGGACGGACGCGACGGTCTCTCGGAACCTCCACCTCGCCCGCGCGGGTCTCTACGCCCGGTACGTCCTCGCGACGCACGCCTTCCCGGCGCTCGACGTTCCGAGATTCCTCGACGACGAGGCCACCGCGCTGGCCGTTTCCGAGGGGGTGCTCGACCGCGTGCGCGACCTCGTCGCGCGGAAGCACGCGGGCGAGGGCGGCGTCGAGGTCGGCGACCCGTTCCCCGAACTCGCCACCGAACTGCCCGGACACGTCGACCCCGACGTCCACAACGTCCGCGGCATCGACGTCGACGTGGTGAACGCGTTCGTCGCGCGGTGTGTCGAGGCCGTTCAGACGTCGTAG
- a CDS encoding FAD-dependent oxidoreductase: MSETPTVEIYTKTDCPYCEKAKDLFDAKGVDYVTYNVTGDDELFAEMKERADGRETAPEVFIDDELIGGWDDTSALDAKGELDEKLGLATDGGDDVEEHRKLIIAGTGISALSAAIYAGRSDNDPLLFEGDEPGGQLTLTTEVENYPGFPEGISGPELINNMKEQAKRFGAEMEHGIIENVDDSQRPFRVELANGDVYTADAVIAASGASARTLGIPGEDDLMGYGVSTCATCDGAFFRGEDMIVVGGGDAAFEEANFLTKFADTVYLVHRREEFRAEDYWQKRLDEKVQAGDIEILTNTELTEVHGTPEDGVSHVDLVRNPDGHPSEKLDDPETESFQMDVGAVFVAIGHTPNTDYLRNTAVETDDDGYLITEGGRGAGQTKTGVPGLFGAGDVVDFHYQQAVTAAGMGSEAALDADDYLEDLPDQPEIEATDAAPADD; the protein is encoded by the coding sequence ATGAGCGAGACGCCGACGGTAGAGATATACACGAAGACGGACTGCCCGTACTGCGAGAAGGCGAAGGACCTCTTCGACGCGAAAGGCGTCGACTACGTCACCTACAACGTCACCGGCGACGACGAGCTGTTCGCGGAGATGAAAGAGCGCGCCGACGGCCGCGAGACAGCACCAGAGGTCTTCATCGACGACGAACTCATCGGCGGCTGGGACGACACCAGCGCCCTCGACGCGAAAGGCGAACTCGACGAGAAACTCGGCCTCGCCACCGACGGCGGCGACGACGTCGAGGAGCACCGCAAGCTCATCATCGCCGGTACCGGTATCTCCGCGCTCTCCGCCGCCATCTACGCCGGCCGCTCCGACAACGACCCCCTCCTCTTCGAGGGCGACGAACCCGGCGGCCAGCTCACGCTCACGACCGAGGTCGAGAACTACCCCGGCTTCCCCGAGGGCATCAGCGGCCCCGAGCTCATCAACAACATGAAGGAGCAGGCGAAGCGCTTCGGGGCCGAGATGGAACACGGCATCATCGAGAACGTTGACGACTCCCAGCGCCCGTTCCGCGTCGAGCTCGCGAACGGCGACGTCTACACCGCCGACGCCGTCATCGCCGCGTCTGGTGCATCTGCCCGCACCCTCGGCATCCCCGGCGAGGACGACCTCATGGGATACGGCGTCTCCACCTGCGCCACCTGCGACGGCGCGTTCTTCCGCGGCGAAGACATGATCGTCGTCGGCGGCGGCGACGCCGCCTTCGAGGAAGCCAACTTCCTCACGAAGTTCGCCGACACCGTCTACCTCGTCCACCGCCGCGAGGAGTTCCGCGCCGAAGACTACTGGCAAAAGCGCCTCGACGAGAAAGTCCAGGCCGGCGACATCGAAATCCTCACCAACACCGAACTCACCGAAGTCCACGGCACCCCCGAAGACGGCGTCTCCCACGTCGACCTCGTCCGCAACCCCGACGGCCACCCCAGCGAGAAACTCGACGACCCCGAAACGGAATCCTTCCAGATGGACGTCGGTGCCGTCTTCGTCGCCATCGGCCACACCCCCAACACCGACTACCTCCGGAACACCGCCGTCGAAACCGACGACGACGGCTACCTCATCACCGAAGGCGGCCGCGGAGCCGGCCAGACCAAAACCGGCGTCCCCGGCCTCTTCGGTGCCGGCGACGTCGTCGACTTCCACTACCAGCAAGCCGTCACCGCCGCCGGCATGGGGAGCGAGGCCGCCCTCGACGCCGACGACTACCTCGAAGACCTCCCCGATCAACCCGAAATCGAAGCCACCGACGCCGCGCCCGCGGACGACTAG
- a CDS encoding UPF0058 family protein, with amino-acid sequence MKKQELIHLHGLLAEVKSYHEQYEDSDVDLTDYDDLGVRPTSIHKSKTDHKAAVFALAGSITSSMSDDTETEKIAAQAD; translated from the coding sequence ATGAAGAAGCAGGAGCTCATCCACCTGCACGGCCTCCTTGCGGAAGTGAAAAGCTACCACGAACAGTACGAGGACAGTGACGTAGACCTGACGGACTACGACGACCTCGGCGTACGACCGACATCGATTCACAAATCGAAGACCGACCACAAGGCAGCGGTCTTCGCGCTCGCGGGCAGTATTACTTCCTCGATGTCCGACGACACCGAAACCGAGAAGATCGCCGCGCAAGCCGACTAA
- a CDS encoding 2,5-diamino-6-(ribosylamino)-4(3H)-pyrimidinone 5'-phosphate reductase, which yields MFVHVNVAASADGKLSSRRREQIRISGSEDMTRVDRLRADSDAVMVGVGTVLADDPSLTVKDPALADEREADRKPRQPARVVADSHARTPPDADVLDDAARSFVLVAEEEPTEHVQSLAGVGAEIVVAGTNRVDLADAFDTLEGRGVDRLLVEGGGELIFSLFEEGLVDRFTLYVGSMVIGGRDAPTPADGDGFVERFPDLDLVDVERLDDGVLLTYDV from the coding sequence ATGTTCGTCCACGTGAACGTCGCCGCGAGCGCGGACGGGAAACTCTCCTCGCGGCGACGCGAACAGATCCGCATCAGCGGCTCCGAGGACATGACGCGCGTCGACCGACTGCGCGCGGACAGCGACGCCGTCATGGTCGGCGTCGGCACGGTTCTCGCCGACGACCCCTCGCTCACCGTGAAAGACCCCGCGCTCGCCGACGAACGCGAGGCCGACAGGAAGCCGCGACAGCCCGCGCGCGTCGTCGCCGACTCGCACGCCCGCACCCCGCCGGACGCCGACGTCCTCGACGACGCCGCGCGGTCGTTCGTCCTCGTCGCCGAGGAAGAACCCACGGAGCACGTGCAGTCGCTCGCCGGCGTCGGTGCAGAAATCGTCGTCGCCGGCACGAACCGGGTCGACCTCGCCGACGCCTTCGACACGCTCGAAGGCCGCGGCGTCGACCGCCTCCTCGTGGAGGGCGGCGGCGAACTCATCTTCTCCCTCTTCGAGGAGGGGCTCGTCGACCGTTTCACCCTTTACGTCGGCTCGATGGTCATCGGCGGCCGCGACGCCCCCACGCCCGCGGACGGCGACGGCTTCGTCGAGCGCTTCCCGGACCTCGACCTCGTCGACGTCGAACGCCTCGACGACGGCGTCCTCCTCACCTACGACGTCTGA